The DNA region aggagggggagagtgATGGAGAGGTGACGCAGGGACGGACAGAGGCAGGGCTGGAAGACATCCCAGAGGAGATGGAGGTGGACTACAGTAAAGCAGAGAGTGTAGCGTCCATCGCCAAGCTCCGTAATAGCAAACAGGTGAGTTTTatcattcagtttttgttttagacGAGTGTCTATTCAGGGTTTTCTCtgcataattttaatttgtctccAGTTTTCAGAGattatggacaaaatttccGTGTACAGTGGAAAGCAGCGCAAGAACTCAGAGGGTGAGTGCAACCCATGAGCACGTTTTTCATTCTGTGTGTTAAAGGAGTTTCAAACAACATTTAATTATAGTTGAATATCAACAAAGAACCTCAATAAAGTTGGTTTGTGTTTCCTTTTAGTCTCCGGTCCAGTCGAGGCTGACCCAGAATACAGACTGATCGTCGCAGCCAATAACCTCACAGTGGAGATCGACAACGAGCTCAGTGAGTTAAATTTCCtccttagtttaaaaaaaacaacaacaaaatactaACGGTTTAATGCTGTTCTGCTCTGTGTTAcaaacttttcttgtgtttttctgcctttaGATATCATTCATAAATTTACTCGGGACAAATACTCCAAGAGGTTCCCTGAGCTCGAGTCTCTGGTGCCAGATTCTCTAGATTACATCCGCACAGTCAAGGTGAGATGAGTTGAAATGATTattctccaaaaataaaataaaataaagaaatgaaaagattaaaaaaaaaaaaaaaaagtttcatgtaAGACCTGGAGGGTTTGTGTTGAGAAATTACACTGattgaaagggttaatgctataattaattgttattttaagatatAAAAGCTTACAATTCTTAGATCCTCAGAAATGAATGTTTATACTTAAGGAAAATTAATATAATACAACccctgctgctttttttctacaaaattaaacaaatgaatgaacatCCTCCAAGACTAGTGATTCCATAATTTTTGCCAGGGGTTGTAAAATAgtttagaaaacaaaagttattttctcacattgtataaatgtgtgtatgtgtgtgtgtgtgtatatatttatttatttatttatttttcaagtattttacaTTATAACTTTATTCCATCCTATATTTGTGACACTTTACTTTTGcaatatttgttttacttttttaaatttaattttctcatatTACATTTATGTTATGCACCAACAATCAGATTCCTTATTTGGACTTAGATATGTATgaatatgcatgtatatataccTGTCGATTCACTGGATTCTGGTTCTGGTCTGGTTTGAGTATCATATTCTGCATTTGTATTTCCTACTCAGGAGTTGGGAAATAACTTGGAGAAATGCAAGAACAATGAAACTCTGCAGCAAATCCTCACCAACGCCACTATTATGGTTGTGAGCGTCACAGCCTCGACCACACAGGGGTGAGTGAACAGACGTCTGTGGTTACCGTCATCGCTCCCATCCACGGGACGTTTAAGGGTTAATGCCCATCAATGCATCaactttgtgtattttcatggtTTTAGGTCACTG from Plectropomus leopardus isolate mb unplaced genomic scaffold, YSFRI_Pleo_2.0 unplaced_scaffold12637, whole genome shotgun sequence includes:
- the LOC121963814 gene encoding U4/U6 small nuclear ribonucleoprotein Prp31-like, with product MSLADELLADLEEAGDEGEDGLYPEGEEGESDGEVTQGRTEAGLEDIPEEMEVDYSKAESVASIAKLRNSKQFSEIMDKISVYSGKQRKNSEVSGPVEADPEYRLIVAANNLTVEIDNELNIIHKFTRDKYSKRFPELESLVPDSLDYIRTVKELGNNLEKCKNNETLQQILTNATIMVVSVTASTTQGSLLSEDELKQLEEACDMALELNQSKHRIYEYVESRMSFIAPNLSIIVGASTAAKIM